A region from the Lolium perenne isolate Kyuss_39 chromosome 4, Kyuss_2.0, whole genome shotgun sequence genome encodes:
- the LOC127292736 gene encoding cytochrome P450 81Q32, with amino-acid sequence MDKAYIAILSCAFLFLVHYVLGKVSDGRRGNKGAVQLPPSPPAVPFLGHLHLLEKPIHATMCRLAARLGPVFSLRLGSRRAVVVSSSECARECFTEHDVTFANRPKFPSQLLVSFNGTGLIASSYGSHWRNLRRVATVQLLSAHRVACMSGVIAAEIRAMARRLFHAAEASPDGAARVQLKRRLFELSLSVLMETIAQTKATRSEADADTDMSVEAQEFKEVVDKLIPHLGAANMWDYLPVMRWFDVFGVRNKILHAVSRRDAFLRRLIDAERRRLADGGSDGDKKSMIAVLLTLQKTEPKVYTDTMITALCANLFGAGTETTSTTTEWAMSLLLNHPAALKKAQAEIDASVGTSRLVSVDDLPRLAYLQCIVSETLRLYPAAPLLLPHESSADCKVGGYNVPADTMLIVNAYAIHRDPAVWEHPLVFKPERFEDGKAEGLFMIPFGMGRRRCPGETLALRTIGMVLATLVQCFDWEPVDDVKVDMTEGGGFTIPKAVSLEAVCRPRAVMRDVLHNL; translated from the exons ATGGATAAGGCATACATTGCCATCCTCTCCTgcgccttcctcttcctggtccaCTACGTTCTCGGCAAGGTCAGCGATGGCAGGCGCGGCAACAAGGGCGCCGTGCAGCTGCCGCCGAGCCCCCCGGCCGTCCCGTTCCTCGGCCACCTCCACCTCTTGGAGAAGCCCATCCACGCCACGATGTGCCGCCTCGCCGCGCGCCTCGGCCCGGTCTTCTCCCTGCGCCTCGGATCCCGCCGCGCCGTCGTCGTGTCCTCGTCCGAGTGCGCCAGGGAGTGCTTCACGGAGCACGACGTGACCTTCGCCAACCGGCCCAAGTTCCCGTCTCAGCTCCTCGTGTCCTTCAACGGCACGGGGCTCATCGCGTCCAGCTATGGCTCGCACTGGCGCAACCTCCGGCGCGTCGCCACCGTGCAGCTGCTCTCCGCGCACCGCGTCGCCTGCATGTCCGGCGTCATCGCCGCCGAGATCCGCGCCATGGCGCGCCGGCTGTTCCATGCCGCCGAGGCGTCCCCCGACGGCGCCGCGCGGGTCCAGCTGAAGCGGAGGCTGTTCGAGCTCTCCCTCAGCGTGCTCATGGAGACAATCGCGCAGACCAAGGCGACCCGCTCGGAGGCCGACGCCGACACGGACATGTCCGTGGAGGCGCAGGAGTTCAAGGAGGTGGTGGACAAGCTCATCCCGCACCTCGGCGCCGCCAACATGTGGGACTACCTGCCCGTCATGCGGTGGTTCGACGTTTTCGGCGTGAGGAACAAGATCCTGCACGCTGTGAGCCGGAGGGACGCGTTCCTGCGGCGGCTGATCGATGCCGAACGCCGGAGGCTGGCCGACGGTGGCAGCGATGGCGATAAGAAGAGCATGATCGCCGTGCTGCTCACTCTGCAGAAGACGGAGCCAAAGGTCTACACCGATACCATGATCACGGCTCTCTGTGCG AATTTATTTGGGGCCGGGACGGAGACAACGTCAACCACGACAGAGTGGGCGATGTCGCTCCTGCTGAACCACCCGGCGGCGCTGAAGAAGGCCCAGGCCGAGATCGACGCGTCCGTCGGGACCTCCCGCCTGGTGTCGGTCGACGACCTGCCCCGCCTCGCCTACCTGCAGTGCATCGTCAGCGAGACGCTCCGCCTCTACCCGGCggcgccgctgctgctgccgcacgAGTCCTCCGCCGACTGCAAGGTCGGCGGCTACAACGTGCCGGCCGACACAATGCTGATCGTGAACGCGTACGCCATCCACCGGGACCCGGCGGTGTGGGAGCACCCGCTGGTGTTCAAGCCCGAGAGGTTCGAGGACGGCAAGGCTGAGGGGCTGTTCATGATACCGTTCGGGATGGGACGGCGCAGGTGCCCCGGGGAGACGCTGGCGCTGCGGACGATCGGAATGGTCCTGGCAACGCTGGTGCAGTGCTTCGACTGGGAACCGGTGGACGACGTGAAGGTGGACATGACGGAGGGGGGAGGATTCACCATCCCAAAGGCCGTGTCGTTGGAGGCCGTGTGCAGGCCGCGCGCGGTCATGCGCGACGTGCTTCACAACCTCTAA
- the LOC127292735 gene encoding TIP41-like protein, with the protein MTYPETRSQRTRGTDMCAAAWDGPTAGDLKAAGAESIPGGVRVKGWVIQSHKGPILNSASVSLFEDKLQTTHLPEMVFGESSVSLQHPQTGIRLHFNALDALKQWKQEALPPVQVPAAAKWKFRSNPSDQVILDYDYTFTTPYCGSDAVALNQDTMQTGLDECSSLCWEDTDDRIDLVALSAKEPILFYDEVILYEDELADSGISFLTARVRVMPSGWFLLLRFWLRVDGAVMRLRDTRLHCSFGSKEGAKPVVLRELCWREATFAAMSAEGYPSDSAAYADPSLVARKLPVVMQKTQKLKVPS; encoded by the exons ATGACCTACCCCGAGACTCGCAGCCAGCGAACCAGAGGAACAGACATGTGTGCGGCGGCGTGGGACGGCCCGACGGCAGGCGACCTGAAGGCGGCGGGAGCGGAGTCGATCCCCGGAGGCGTGCGGGTGAAGGGATGGGTCATTCAGTCCCACAAGGGGCCCATTCTCAACTCCGCCTCCGTGAGCCT ATTTGAAGATAAACTTCAAACAACACATTTACCTGAAATGGTGTTTGGAGAGAGTTCTGTGTCTCTTCAACACCCTCAAACTGGCATCAGATTGCATTTCAATGCGCTTGATGCTCTCAAGCAATGGAAACAAGAGGCATTGCCACCTGTTCAGGTTCCTGCTGCAGCGAAATGGAAATTCAGAAG TAATCCTTCCGATCAAGTGATACTTGATTATGACTATACATTCACTACACCGTACTGTGGGAGTGATGCTGTAGCTCTGAACCAAGACACT ATGCAAACAGGTTTAGATGAATGTAGCAGTCTGTGTTGGGAGGACACTGATGACCGGATCGACCTTGTTGCCCTTTCTGCCAAAGAACCAATTCTTTTCTACGATGAG GTTATCTTGTATGAAGATGAGTTAGCGGATAGTGGTATTTCATTCCTTACAGCGCGAGTG AGGGTGATGCCGTCTGGTTGGTTTCTGCTCTTGCGCTTTTGG CTTAGGGTTGATGGCGCAGTAATGAGATTGAGGGATACCCGTTTGCATTGTTCTTTTGGAAGCAAGGAGGGTGCGAAACCCGTGGTACTGCGTGAACTCTGCTGGAGGGAAGCAACATTTGCTGCCATGTCTGCG GAAGGATATCCTTCCGACTCCGCAGCATATGCAGACCCAAGTCTTGTTGCTCGCAAGCTTCCGGTTGTGATGCAGAAGACCCAGAAGCTGAAAGTACCAAGTTAG